The following are from one region of the Stigmatella ashevillena genome:
- the mglA gene encoding gliding-motility regulator Ras-like GTPase MglA codes for MSFINYSSREINCKIVYYGPGLCGKTTNLQYIYNKTAADTKGKLISLSTETDRTLFFDFLPLSLGEIRGFKTRFHLYTVPGQVFYDASRKLILKGVDGVVFVADSQIERMEANMESLENLRINLAEQGYDLNKIPYVMQYNKRDLPNAVTVEEIRKALNPRNIPEYQAVAPTGVGVFDTLKAVAKLVLTELRKGG; via the coding sequence ATGTCCTTCATCAACTACTCCTCCCGCGAGATCAACTGCAAGATCGTCTATTACGGGCCGGGGCTCTGCGGGAAGACGACCAACCTTCAGTACATCTACAACAAGACCGCCGCGGACACGAAGGGCAAGCTCATCTCGCTCTCCACCGAGACGGACCGGACGCTCTTCTTCGACTTCCTACCGCTGTCGCTCGGAGAGATCCGCGGCTTCAAGACGCGCTTCCACCTCTACACGGTGCCGGGACAGGTGTTCTACGACGCCAGCCGCAAGCTCATCCTCAAAGGGGTGGACGGCGTGGTGTTCGTGGCCGACAGCCAGATCGAGCGCATGGAAGCGAACATGGAGTCGCTCGAGAACTTGCGGATCAACCTGGCTGAGCAAGGCTACGATCTGAACAAGATCCCGTACGTCATGCAGTACAACAAGCGGGACCTGCCCAATGCGGTGACGGTGGAAGAGATCCGCAAGGCACTCAATCCGCGCAACATCCCCGAGTACCAGGCCGTCGCGCCCACCGGCGTCGGCGTCTTCGACACGCTCAAAGCGGTGGCGAAGCTGGTGCTCACGGAGCTGCGCAAAGGCGGCTAG
- the mglB gene encoding gliding-motility regulator GTPase-activating protein MglB, which produces MGTQLVMYEEEFTKINAVCDRLTKDANAKVVFLVDKNGQLISSAGQTQNIDTTSLASLTAGNVAAMGGLAKLIGENEFPNQFHEGAKDSLYMTIVGSRVVLVVIFDNRTSLGLVRLRIKKASDELAKIFESLVKKTDTPGIGSPFAEISDDDIDNLFSE; this is translated from the coding sequence ATGGGCACGCAATTGGTGATGTACGAAGAGGAGTTCACCAAGATCAACGCGGTTTGCGACCGGCTGACCAAGGACGCAAACGCGAAGGTGGTGTTCCTCGTCGACAAGAACGGGCAGCTCATCTCCTCGGCGGGCCAGACGCAGAACATCGACACCACCTCGCTGGCCTCTCTGACGGCCGGCAACGTGGCGGCGATGGGCGGTCTGGCCAAGCTGATTGGCGAGAACGAGTTCCCGAACCAATTTCATGAGGGAGCGAAGGACTCTCTCTACATGACCATCGTCGGCAGCCGGGTGGTGCTGGTCGTCATCTTTGACAACCGCACCAGCCTCGGTCTCGTCCGCCTGCGCATCAAGAAGGCCAGCGACGAGCTGGCGAAGATCTTCGAGAGCCTGGTGAAGAAGACCGACACTCCCGGGATCGGCTCGCCGTTCGCCGAGATCTCCGACGACGATATCGACAACCTCTTCAGCGAATAA